In Gimesia chilikensis, the following proteins share a genomic window:
- a CDS encoding methyl-accepting chemotaxis protein, translating into MLKLEAAAQSTGEERSTSPLTHEERAELEHYRRWVKQLADVCESAAAGNLEVRLLHIDADGDLGRALVSVNGLLDYTDAFVRESKASLNAAAHGKFFRKVLLKGMRGTFRHASEVINEAGEKMKYQAEELRQAETRRLEMADEFEQEVQGISTIVSAAATQLHATVQSLKSVTERAILETNMAVESIDQTAQNVDVVADSTVQLNQSIQQIDDRVKQSTEVVQQAVNESEHAREFMSGLVEATNDIGSFAKMIADIAKQTNLLALNATIEAARAGEAGAGFAVVASEVKNLAQDTARATNHITEHIRQIQEVVHEAVTNIATVSSTIRKVDEISDSISTSISEQSQAIATIHQNVKDAAGKTVSTSETVKRVSSTASETFLSTSDLVNAANDIARQSESLNAAVNQFLMTIRSK; encoded by the coding sequence ATGCTGAAACTGGAAGCAGCCGCACAGTCGACTGGAGAAGAACGTTCTACGTCCCCTCTCACGCATGAGGAACGTGCGGAACTGGAACATTATCGTCGCTGGGTCAAACAGCTGGCGGATGTCTGCGAGTCTGCAGCGGCAGGGAATCTGGAAGTTCGTCTGTTGCACATTGATGCGGACGGTGATCTGGGACGCGCGCTGGTTTCGGTTAACGGGCTGCTGGATTACACGGACGCGTTTGTACGCGAGTCCAAGGCTTCATTGAACGCTGCTGCTCATGGAAAATTCTTCCGCAAAGTGCTGCTGAAAGGTATGCGGGGTACATTCCGTCATGCTTCTGAAGTAATTAACGAGGCGGGCGAAAAGATGAAGTACCAGGCAGAGGAACTGCGACAGGCTGAAACCAGACGTCTGGAGATGGCGGATGAATTCGAGCAGGAAGTGCAGGGGATATCAACGATTGTTTCCGCAGCCGCGACACAGCTGCACGCCACGGTTCAGTCTTTGAAATCCGTGACCGAACGGGCGATTCTCGAAACGAATATGGCCGTCGAATCGATCGACCAGACCGCACAGAATGTCGATGTGGTTGCGGATTCGACGGTGCAGTTGAATCAGTCGATCCAGCAGATCGATGACCGGGTCAAACAGTCTACGGAGGTGGTGCAGCAGGCGGTCAATGAGAGCGAGCATGCCCGTGAATTCATGTCTGGGCTGGTGGAAGCGACGAATGACATCGGTTCCTTCGCCAAGATGATTGCTGATATCGCGAAGCAGACGAATCTGCTGGCATTGAACGCGACAATCGAAGCAGCGCGTGCGGGAGAAGCGGGAGCGGGGTTTGCGGTCGTGGCTTCTGAAGTGAAAAACCTGGCACAGGATACCGCGCGGGCCACCAATCATATTACCGAGCACATTCGCCAGATCCAGGAAGTGGTGCATGAGGCGGTGACGAATATTGCGACCGTGAGCAGTACGATCCGTAAAGTAGACGAGATCAGCGACTCGATTTCGACGTCGATTTCCGAACAGAGCCAGGCGATTGCGACGATTCATCAAAACGTCAAAGACGCCGCTGGCAAAACGGTTTCGACATCGGAGACCGTCAAACGTGTTTCCTCCACGGCTTCGGAGACCTTTCTCTCCACGAGTGACCTGGTCAATGCTGCCAACGATATTGCCCGACAGTCTGAGAGTCTGAATGCGGCCGTCAACCAGTTCCTGATGACGATCCGATCGAAATAA
- a CDS encoding PAS domain-containing protein translates to MEHPIPTGQERTFADHEIIVSKTDLKGRITYANQTFIEISGYTEEELLGQPHNLIRHPDMPRCVFKLLWDTIQAGEEIFAYVVNLCMNGDHYWVLAHVTPTWNLSGQISGYHSSRRVPERKALEKVIPLYRSLKRIEGASSDWRTGMQNATVELLSQLDAVGMEYDEYVFAL, encoded by the coding sequence ATGGAACACCCGATTCCAACTGGTCAGGAACGCACATTTGCAGATCATGAGATTATCGTCAGCAAGACGGATCTCAAGGGACGCATTACTTACGCGAATCAGACCTTTATCGAGATCTCCGGTTACACCGAGGAAGAACTGCTGGGGCAGCCTCACAATCTGATCCGTCATCCGGATATGCCGCGCTGTGTGTTCAAGCTGTTGTGGGATACGATTCAGGCGGGTGAGGAGATCTTCGCCTATGTCGTCAATCTTTGTATGAACGGCGACCATTACTGGGTGCTGGCCCATGTTACTCCTACGTGGAATCTGTCCGGCCAGATCAGTGGCTATCACTCCAGCCGCCGCGTACCCGAGCGTAAGGCACTGGAGAAAGTGATTCCCCTTTACCGGTCGTTGAAGCGGATTGAAGGAGCCAGCTCTGACTGGCGAACCGGGATGCAGAATGCAACCGTGGAACTGCTGTCTCAACTGGATGCAGTCGGGATGGAATACGATGAGTATGTCTTTGCCCTGTAA
- the purM gene encoding phosphoribosylformylglycinamidine cyclo-ligase gives MAKATYKDAGVDLDLYQKAMSSITPLLAKTHVAQKSRVMELPGGFAGLFRLNNPQPGPAGRQYEDPVLVSGTDGVGTKIKVAIQAGIYNTIGIDLVAMCVNDCLCLGAEPLFFLDYIALGKDDPERLVELMEGVTKGCVLSKAALLGGETAIMPDLYGDGDFDMAGFCVGVVERNQVLDGQAIQSGDVVLGLESSGFHSNGYSLIRKVVFEMAGLDVNDQIEELNQRTVASILLEPTRIYADAINTVFQSFPDKIVISGLAHITGGGLVENVERILPQNRRIDLKRSAWEVPAVFDWLQSLGDIDEAEMFRVFNMGIGLVAIVRAQHAEAVQEKLQSLQIPSHVLGKVTQGDKEVTLS, from the coding sequence ATGGCCAAAGCGACCTATAAAGATGCCGGCGTTGACCTGGATCTCTATCAGAAAGCCATGTCCTCGATTACTCCCCTTCTGGCAAAAACTCACGTCGCACAGAAATCCAGGGTGATGGAACTCCCCGGCGGTTTCGCGGGGCTCTTTCGTCTGAATAATCCTCAACCTGGTCCCGCTGGCCGGCAGTACGAAGATCCTGTCCTCGTCTCCGGGACCGATGGGGTAGGGACCAAGATCAAAGTTGCGATCCAGGCGGGAATCTACAATACGATCGGCATCGACCTGGTGGCGATGTGTGTTAATGACTGTCTCTGCCTGGGTGCCGAACCACTGTTCTTTCTCGATTACATCGCACTCGGAAAAGACGATCCCGAACGGCTGGTCGAATTGATGGAAGGCGTCACCAAAGGGTGTGTGCTCTCCAAAGCGGCTCTGCTGGGGGGAGAAACCGCGATCATGCCCGACCTGTACGGTGACGGGGATTTCGATATGGCCGGATTCTGTGTCGGCGTTGTAGAACGCAATCAGGTGCTGGACGGTCAGGCGATTCAATCAGGTGATGTTGTTCTGGGTCTCGAATCGAGCGGCTTCCATTCCAATGGCTACAGCCTGATCCGTAAGGTCGTATTCGAAATGGCGGGCCTGGATGTCAACGATCAGATTGAGGAGTTGAATCAACGGACGGTCGCCAGTATCCTGCTCGAGCCAACCCGGATCTACGCGGACGCCATCAATACCGTCTTCCAGAGTTTTCCTGATAAGATTGTGATCAGCGGACTGGCCCACATTACCGGGGGCGGGCTGGTGGAAAACGTGGAACGAATTCTTCCTCAGAATCGCCGGATTGATCTCAAGCGATCTGCCTGGGAAGTGCCGGCTGTCTTTGACTGGCTGCAGTCACTGGGGGATATTGACGAAGCCGAAATGTTCCGCGTCTTCAATATGGGAATCGGCCTGGTTGCCATCGTCCGCGCACAACATGCAGAGGCCGTGCAGGAAAAACTGCAGTCACTCCAGATCCCTTCGCACGTTCTGGGGAAAGTGACCCAGGGCGACAAAGAAGTAACTCTGAGCTGA
- a CDS encoding fumarylacetoacetate hydrolase family protein gives MKLATLHTEQGPTVVSVTDQEGQLTFYDVRAFDDTLPPSLKGVLSLEEGLERACKAAKQAVEADRQITGTLCAPIPQPGKVICIGLNYRDHAEETGMAFPDEPVCFSKFTTSVTGPDQPIRIPEVAKEVDYEAELVVVIGKTCRNANLDNALEYVAGYMNGHDVSARDWQIGRPGGQWLLGKTPDTFAPIGPYLVTSDEIEDANNLSIKLTLNGEVMQNSCTDKFIFTIEEIVQFLSQFMTLEPGDIIFTGTPPGVGMARKPPVYLKPGDQVDVEIQGLGVLRNPVEAWN, from the coding sequence ATGAAGTTAGCCACTTTACACACAGAACAGGGTCCGACCGTTGTTTCCGTTACCGACCAGGAGGGTCAGTTAACCTTCTACGATGTGCGTGCATTCGACGACACACTGCCCCCCTCATTAAAGGGCGTGCTCAGTCTGGAAGAGGGGCTCGAACGTGCCTGTAAAGCTGCGAAACAGGCCGTGGAGGCCGACCGACAGATTACCGGTACGCTCTGCGCTCCGATTCCACAACCGGGGAAAGTCATCTGCATCGGCCTGAACTATCGCGATCACGCCGAGGAAACAGGCATGGCCTTTCCCGATGAACCGGTTTGCTTCAGTAAATTCACGACTTCCGTCACAGGTCCCGATCAGCCGATTCGTATTCCGGAAGTGGCCAAAGAAGTAGACTACGAAGCCGAACTGGTCGTCGTCATCGGAAAGACATGTCGCAATGCGAACCTGGACAACGCACTTGAATACGTTGCCGGTTACATGAACGGACACGATGTCTCCGCACGCGACTGGCAGATCGGACGTCCGGGCGGACAATGGCTGTTAGGTAAAACACCAGACACCTTTGCACCGATCGGTCCCTATCTGGTCACCTCGGATGAAATCGAGGATGCAAACAACCTCTCCATTAAACTGACGTTGAATGGAGAGGTGATGCAGAATTCCTGTACCGATAAGTTTATCTTCACAATCGAAGAGATTGTGCAGTTCCTGTCTCAGTTTATGACACTGGAACCAGGCGATATTATCTTTACCGGGACGCCACCAGGAGTTGGCATGGCACGCAAGCCACCTGTGTATCTCAAACCTGGAGACCAGGTTGATGTAGAGATTCAGGGACTGGGAGTACTACGCAATCCTGTGGAAGCGTGGAACTGA
- a CDS encoding cold-shock protein — protein sequence MATGTIKKITEKGFGFINDGQQDIFFHLSSLDGITFDQLVEGQTVEFESEKSDRGLRAVRVTTSE from the coding sequence ATGGCCACTGGAACAATCAAAAAAATTACTGAAAAAGGTTTTGGCTTCATCAACGATGGTCAACAGGATATCTTTTTTCATCTCTCTTCACTGGACGGAATCACGTTCGATCAACTGGTAGAAGGCCAGACTGTTGAATTCGAAAGCGAAAAAAGCGATCGCGGTCTGCGAGCTGTTCGCGTAACAACATCTGAGTAA
- a CDS encoding 3-keto-disaccharide hydrolase → MKTASALIAGLSLCLTLCLPATLSAEEKAPQEKWIPLFNGKNLDGWTVKIRGYEPGVNYADTFRVKDGLLTVDYEHYDDFDEKFGHIFYKDTFSHYIIRVEYRFIGDQVKGGPGWAFRNSGIMVHGQSPESMSLDQRFPVSIEVQLLGGKPTGKRSTANLCTPGTNVVMDNKLFMPHCIDSSSKTYRGDQWVTVDVEVKGNKIIKHVIDGETVLSYTKPQLDPKDADAQKLIEQGAPIMLDKGTISLQSESHPVQFRKVELLNLAPENSSN, encoded by the coding sequence GTGAAAACCGCATCTGCTCTCATTGCCGGTCTGTCTCTCTGCCTGACGCTCTGCCTGCCCGCAACGCTCTCTGCTGAAGAGAAAGCACCGCAGGAAAAATGGATCCCCCTGTTCAACGGGAAAAACCTGGATGGCTGGACGGTCAAAATCCGGGGCTATGAACCAGGCGTCAACTATGCAGACACGTTTCGGGTTAAGGACGGGTTACTCACCGTCGACTATGAGCACTACGATGACTTCGATGAAAAATTCGGTCACATCTTCTACAAAGACACCTTTTCTCACTACATCATCCGCGTGGAATATCGTTTCATCGGCGACCAGGTCAAAGGAGGACCGGGCTGGGCATTTCGTAACAGTGGCATCATGGTCCACGGCCAGAGTCCCGAAAGCATGTCCCTCGACCAGCGTTTTCCGGTTTCCATTGAAGTCCAGCTGCTGGGTGGGAAACCGACAGGCAAACGCAGTACTGCCAACCTCTGCACCCCGGGCACGAACGTCGTCATGGACAACAAACTCTTCATGCCACACTGCATCGACTCCTCTTCCAAAACCTATCGGGGTGATCAGTGGGTGACCGTTGACGTCGAAGTCAAAGGCAACAAGATCATCAAACACGTCATTGACGGGGAAACCGTGCTGTCGTACACCAAGCCCCAACTCGACCCCAAAGACGCCGATGCCCAGAAGCTGATCGAACAGGGCGCCCCGATCATGCTGGATAAAGGAACCATTTCCCTGCAGTCGGAAAGTCACCCGGTTCAGTTCCGAAAAGTGGAACTGCTCAATCTCGCCCCCGAAAACAGCAGTAATTGA
- the bfr gene encoding bacterioferritin, translating to MKGSQKVIDALNDGLTIELTAINLYFISSKMCKDWGFDKLAKHFYDESIEEMKHAEQVIDRILYLDGVPEIARYDVIRVGQTVEEQIQNSLELETKGVSTYNEAIELCRQEKDAGSRELMDQMVVESEESIDWCESQLELIKQVGIQNYLAEQIRE from the coding sequence ATGAAGGGTAGCCAGAAAGTAATCGACGCGTTAAACGATGGCCTGACAATCGAACTCACCGCCATCAACCTGTACTTCATCTCTTCCAAGATGTGCAAAGACTGGGGTTTTGACAAACTGGCCAAGCACTTCTACGACGAATCCATCGAAGAAATGAAACACGCCGAGCAGGTCATCGACCGCATCCTCTATCTGGATGGCGTTCCGGAAATCGCCCGCTACGACGTCATTCGCGTGGGTCAGACTGTCGAAGAACAGATCCAGAACAGCCTGGAACTGGAAACCAAAGGGGTCTCAACCTACAACGAAGCCATCGAACTCTGCCGACAGGAAAAAGACGCCGGCAGCCGGGAATTGATGGATCAGATGGTCGTCGAGTCAGAAGAAAGCATCGACTGGTGCGAATCACAGCTGGAACTGATCAAACAGGTCGGCATCCAGAACTACCTGGCCGAGCAGATTCGCGAATAG
- a CDS encoding (2Fe-2S)-binding protein — MSTVTGSQIERVGATPAPEVAPRRRFLCHCLKVTPDQVQQCITETQAETVHEVTRGCGAGKGCTACHCRIKDLLAGLCDDCGQSKRRCLCAAQPV; from the coding sequence ATGTCTACAGTAACCGGAAGCCAGATCGAGCGTGTGGGAGCCACCCCGGCCCCTGAAGTTGCACCACGCCGCCGTTTTCTCTGCCACTGTCTGAAAGTGACTCCAGATCAGGTCCAGCAGTGTATTACTGAGACCCAGGCAGAGACCGTCCACGAAGTGACCCGCGGTTGTGGAGCTGGTAAAGGCTGCACAGCCTGCCATTGCCGCATTAAGGACTTACTGGCAGGGCTGTGTGATGACTGTGGGCAGTCCAAGCGACGTTGTCTGTGTGCCGCTCAGCCGGTTTAA
- a CDS encoding response regulator, producing MSKKRILVIEDDRSLSEVLAYNLRQEKYDAVVALDGMDGLRQAQLKTPDLIILDLMLPQMDGLEVCRRLRSDPVTSNVLILMLTAKSEETDQVVGFTLGADDYVTKPFSVKILLERIKALLRRRESNGEASDTIVSQGVMIDRRRHRVMIDDVPISLTRSEFELLEALVRQPGRVFSRSELIDAALGDDALVLERTIDVHIRALRQKLDKHAELIETVRGVGYRFRDPDTAFKKQTT from the coding sequence ATGTCAAAGAAACGCATTCTTGTGATTGAAGATGATCGTTCTCTCTCTGAAGTTCTCGCATACAATCTGCGACAGGAGAAGTACGATGCCGTGGTGGCCCTGGATGGGATGGACGGGTTACGGCAGGCTCAGTTGAAAACGCCTGACCTGATTATATTAGACCTGATGTTGCCTCAGATGGACGGACTGGAAGTCTGTCGCAGACTGCGATCAGACCCGGTAACCAGCAATGTGCTGATTCTGATGCTGACCGCGAAATCTGAAGAGACCGATCAGGTCGTCGGATTCACGCTGGGGGCTGACGATTACGTGACCAAGCCGTTCAGCGTCAAGATTCTGCTGGAGCGGATCAAGGCTCTGCTTCGTCGACGTGAAAGCAATGGCGAAGCCTCTGATACCATCGTGAGCCAGGGAGTTATGATCGACCGCCGGCGTCATCGGGTGATGATTGACGATGTGCCTATCTCTCTGACCCGCAGTGAATTCGAACTTCTGGAAGCGCTGGTTCGTCAGCCGGGGCGGGTGTTCTCCCGCTCTGAGTTGATTGATGCGGCTCTGGGAGATGATGCCCTGGTGCTGGAGCGGACGATTGACGTTCATATCCGGGCCCTGCGTCAGAAACTGGATAAGCACGCGGAGTTGATCGAAACGGTGCGTGGAGTTGGTTACCGATTCCGTGATCCAGACACCGCATTTAAGAAACAGACGACGTAA
- the phoU gene encoding phosphate signaling complex protein PhoU, with translation MTKHLQRDMESLEREIITQSSLVEEMISKASRALYEVQVDLANEVIEQERAINESEVKIEEDCLKILALHQPVAVDLRETATVLKINNDLERIADLAVNIAERTIGLSHYPNFHIPAALEPMTKVTVSMLRDAIDAFIDFDTEKARAVCKRDDIVDGYNREIINEIYGLMQTDPSLIKPALHFFSSARHIERIADHTTNIAEDVIYLTEGEIIRHRHKETFST, from the coding sequence ATGACAAAACATTTACAGCGTGATATGGAATCACTGGAGCGGGAAATCATCACCCAGTCATCACTGGTGGAAGAGATGATTTCCAAAGCCAGTCGCGCGCTTTACGAAGTTCAAGTTGATCTGGCCAATGAAGTGATTGAGCAGGAACGGGCGATCAACGAGAGTGAAGTGAAGATTGAGGAAGACTGCCTGAAGATTCTGGCGCTGCATCAGCCGGTGGCCGTCGATTTGCGCGAGACGGCAACGGTGCTGAAGATTAACAATGATCTGGAGCGGATTGCCGATCTGGCTGTGAATATCGCTGAGCGGACCATCGGATTGTCGCATTATCCGAATTTCCACATTCCTGCTGCTTTGGAACCCATGACGAAAGTTACGGTTTCGATGTTACGCGACGCGATTGACGCGTTCATCGATTTCGATACTGAAAAGGCCCGCGCGGTCTGCAAGCGGGATGATATTGTCGACGGTTACAACCGCGAGATCATCAATGAAATCTACGGATTGATGCAGACCGATCCGAGCCTGATTAAGCCGGCATTACACTTTTTCTCTTCAGCGCGCCACATTGAACGTATTGCCGACCATACTACAAATATTGCGGAAGATGTGATTTACCTGACCGAAGGCGAAATTATCCGTCATCGTCACAAAGAAACATTTTCCACCTGA
- the pstB gene encoding phosphate ABC transporter ATP-binding protein PstB: MRTADELAQATEKISVRDLSFYYSDNRALTDISLSIPERCVTAFIGPSGCGKSTFLRCLNRMNDMIEGTRVEGEILLEGQDIYSSRTDIVTLRKRIGMVFQKSTPFPKSIFDNVSFGPKIAGIRKKKDLYEIVERSLQRSALWDEVKDRLSDSALNLSGGQQQRLCIARALANDPDILLMDEPASALDPASTARIEDLIFELKEQYTIVIVTHNMQQAARVSDQAAFFYQGLLIESGATEELFTNPKKQQTEDYITGRFG; the protein is encoded by the coding sequence ATGCGGACTGCCGATGAGTTGGCGCAGGCTACCGAAAAGATCAGCGTGCGTGACCTGTCGTTTTATTATTCGGATAACCGCGCTTTAACTGATATTTCGCTTTCGATTCCTGAGCGGTGCGTGACTGCGTTCATTGGCCCCTCAGGCTGTGGAAAGTCGACGTTTCTCCGGTGTCTGAACCGGATGAACGACATGATTGAAGGTACCCGGGTCGAAGGCGAGATCCTGCTGGAAGGTCAGGATATTTATTCCAGCCGCACAGACATCGTGACCTTGCGGAAGCGGATCGGGATGGTATTCCAGAAGTCGACTCCATTTCCGAAATCGATTTTCGATAACGTGTCGTTCGGTCCCAAGATCGCAGGTATTCGTAAGAAGAAAGATCTGTACGAGATCGTCGAGCGTTCTCTGCAGCGGTCAGCGCTATGGGATGAAGTCAAAGATCGCCTGAGCGATTCTGCTTTGAACCTGTCGGGTGGTCAGCAGCAGCGGTTATGTATCGCCCGTGCCCTGGCCAATGATCCGGACATTCTGTTGATGGATGAACCGGCGTCGGCACTCGACCCGGCTTCAACAGCACGGATCGAAGACCTGATCTTCGAACTCAAAGAACAGTACACGATTGTGATCGTTACGCATAATATGCAGCAGGCGGCTCGTGTGTCCGACCAGGCTGCCTTTTTCTATCAGGGGCTGCTGATCGAATCCGGAGCGACGGAAGAGCTCTTCACGAACCCCAAGAAACAGCAGACCGAAGACTACATTACCGGCAGGTTTGGATAA
- the pstA gene encoding phosphate ABC transporter permease PstA: MSTKLDIYTKRRRGRIVNGMFTAACFLATISCVLVLLVLIWNIILQGKSWLSWDFIESLPSRFPEKAGIKTALWGSIWLICLTALFSVPLGVGAAVYLEEYAPRSRWRKLIQLNIANLAGVPSIVYGILGLGLFVRALAFERSVLSGALTLTLVVLPIIILASQEALRAVPDSIRRSAYALGATRWQTVWYQVLPASLPGIMTGVILSLSRALGEAAPLLVVGAMAYVPFVPEKLSDEFTALPIQIFNWTSRPQEEFHHLAAAGILVLLVVLVSMNAVAVFVRHKYGKKIRW; the protein is encoded by the coding sequence ATGAGCACGAAACTCGATATTTATACAAAGAGACGCCGCGGGCGTATCGTTAACGGGATGTTTACTGCGGCCTGTTTTCTGGCCACGATTTCCTGTGTGCTGGTGCTGCTGGTTCTGATCTGGAATATCATTCTGCAGGGCAAAAGCTGGTTGAGCTGGGACTTTATCGAGTCGCTGCCTTCACGGTTCCCTGAGAAAGCCGGTATCAAGACCGCACTGTGGGGCAGCATCTGGCTGATCTGTCTGACGGCTCTGTTTTCGGTGCCACTGGGAGTAGGGGCTGCCGTTTATCTGGAAGAGTATGCTCCGCGCAGTCGCTGGCGGAAATTGATTCAGTTGAATATCGCGAATCTGGCCGGCGTGCCTTCCATTGTTTATGGAATTCTGGGGCTGGGACTGTTCGTCCGGGCGCTGGCTTTTGAACGGAGCGTGCTGTCTGGCGCACTGACACTGACTCTGGTTGTATTACCGATCATTATTCTGGCATCCCAGGAAGCGTTGCGGGCGGTACCGGATTCGATCCGACGTTCGGCTTATGCTCTGGGGGCGACCCGCTGGCAGACGGTGTGGTACCAGGTGCTGCCGGCTTCCCTGCCGGGGATTATGACAGGAGTGATTCTGTCCCTCTCACGGGCACTGGGAGAAGCGGCACCCCTGCTGGTTGTCGGGGCGATGGCTTATGTTCCCTTTGTACCGGAAAAATTATCGGATGAGTTTACGGCTCTGCCGATTCAGATTTTCAACTGGACCTCGCGACCGCAGGAAGAGTTTCATCATCTGGCAGCAGCCGGGATTTTAGTACTGCTGGTTGTACTGGTCAGCATGAATGCCGTAGCGGTGTTCGTGCGGCATAAATACGGAAAAAAGATTCGCTGGTAA
- the pstC gene encoding phosphate ABC transporter permease subunit PstC, producing the protein MWNSLRPVYEGLVHFSLFICASISVLVTVGIVIILLYESVKFFYDVPVLEFLTGTEWTPLLKPQHFGILPLLCGTMLVAGGSALVAVPIGLGTAIYLSEYASPRFRDIVKPILEILAGIPSVVYGFMAIVFVSPIIRQIFPSAGVFNAASACVVVGIMILPMIISLSEDILQSVPISLRAAASALGANKFEVTVRVVLPAAMSGIIASFLLAISRAIGETMAVTLAAGATPKLTLNPLESIQTMTAYIVQVSLGDTPAGTIEYRTIFAVGLALFVTTMTMNVIAQYILSRVGERYE; encoded by the coding sequence GTGTGGAACAGTCTGCGTCCTGTGTATGAGGGCCTGGTTCACTTCTCGCTGTTTATCTGCGCCAGCATTTCAGTGCTGGTAACCGTAGGCATTGTGATCATTCTGCTGTACGAATCGGTCAAGTTCTTCTACGACGTGCCTGTGCTGGAGTTTCTGACGGGGACTGAATGGACGCCGTTGCTTAAGCCACAGCACTTCGGGATTCTGCCTCTGCTCTGTGGGACGATGCTGGTGGCCGGCGGTTCCGCACTTGTGGCGGTTCCCATTGGTCTGGGGACGGCGATTTACCTGAGTGAGTATGCATCTCCCCGCTTCCGCGACATCGTGAAACCAATTCTGGAAATCCTGGCCGGTATCCCATCGGTCGTTTACGGATTTATGGCAATTGTGTTTGTGTCTCCGATCATCCGCCAGATTTTTCCCAGTGCCGGCGTATTCAATGCTGCCAGTGCCTGTGTCGTGGTGGGGATTATGATCCTGCCGATGATCATTTCTCTGAGTGAAGATATTCTGCAGTCGGTTCCGATTTCATTGCGGGCAGCAGCTTCTGCACTGGGAGCAAATAAATTTGAAGTGACAGTACGGGTGGTCCTGCCGGCTGCGATGTCGGGGATTATTGCCAGCTTCCTGCTGGCCATCTCCCGTGCAATCGGTGAAACAATGGCGGTGACTCTGGCAGCAGGAGCGACACCCAAGCTGACCCTGAATCCCTTGGAAAGTATTCAGACCATGACTGCTTACATCGTGCAAGTGAGTCTGGGAGATACCCCTGCCGGGACGATTGAGTACCGTACAATTTTTGCAGTCGGCCTTGCCTTGTTTGTTACAACAATGACGATGAACGTGATTGCTCAATATATTCTCTCCCGAGTAGGAGAACGCTACGAATGA
- a CDS encoding PstS family phosphate ABC transporter substrate-binding protein, whose amino-acid sequence MITTNKGKVWGLLCLAIGVSLIGVGCNGKSDGPAAKQAGSEPGAEAPAEGGEKLEGSVKIDGSSTVYPVSEAVAEEFRAVQPKIRVTVGVSGTGGGMKKFIAGEVDICDASRAMKEKEANACKEQGIEFIELSVAFDGLAVIVNPKNDWCDCLTVGQLKELWRPESGVKQWKDLDPKWPAKDIKLYGPGTDSGTFDYFTEAIVGESKASRADYTASEDDNVLVTGVSEDADALGYFGYAYYDENKDKLKLLAVDGGKGCVKPSLETVRNNTYEPLSRPLFIYVRKSALERPEVVAFVKFYMENAAALSKDVGYVPVSEEVQKKNMETFNGALSK is encoded by the coding sequence ATGATCACGACAAACAAGGGGAAAGTATGGGGGCTGCTGTGTCTGGCCATTGGCGTTTCCCTGATTGGCGTTGGATGCAACGGGAAAAGCGACGGCCCGGCAGCCAAGCAGGCTGGATCTGAGCCGGGAGCGGAAGCACCTGCTGAAGGTGGCGAGAAGCTGGAAGGCAGTGTGAAAATCGATGGCTCCAGCACCGTGTATCCTGTGAGTGAAGCGGTTGCCGAAGAGTTTCGTGCAGTGCAGCCTAAGATTCGTGTGACAGTTGGTGTCTCCGGTACCGGTGGTGGAATGAAGAAATTCATCGCTGGTGAAGTTGATATCTGCGATGCATCTCGGGCGATGAAAGAAAAAGAAGCCAACGCCTGTAAAGAACAGGGAATCGAGTTCATCGAACTGTCAGTCGCGTTTGACGGTCTGGCTGTGATCGTGAACCCCAAGAATGATTGGTGTGATTGCCTGACCGTCGGTCAGCTCAAAGAACTGTGGCGTCCGGAAAGTGGCGTCAAGCAGTGGAAAGACTTGGATCCCAAGTGGCCAGCCAAGGACATCAAGCTGTACGGTCCGGGAACTGACTCGGGTACTTTCGATTACTTCACTGAAGCAATCGTTGGTGAATCCAAAGCCAGCCGGGCTGACTACACTGCCAGTGAAGACGATAACGTGCTGGTGACCGGTGTCTCCGAAGACGCAGATGCCTTGGGGTACTTCGGCTACGCTTACTACGACGAAAATAAAGACAAACTGAAGCTGCTGGCTGTTGATGGTGGCAAAGGTTGTGTCAAACCGTCTCTGGAAACCGTGCGGAACAACACTTATGAGCCACTGTCCCGTCCGCTGTTCATCTATGTGCGGAAGTCTGCTCTGGAGCGACCTGAAGTAGTTGCCTTCGTCAAATTCTACATGGAAAACGCTGCCGCTCTGTCGAAAGACGTGGGTTATGTGCCCGTCTCAGAAGAAGTTCAGAAGAAGAACATGGAAACCTTTAATGGAGCTTTGTCGAAGTGA